From Hemibagrus wyckioides isolate EC202008001 linkage group LG11, SWU_Hwy_1.0, whole genome shotgun sequence:
TAACATCACACCCTCAGCCCACAGTCTTCTTCATTTGCCTCTCCGCTTTTTGTCTTGTGCAGAGCCTGGCTAAGCTGACGGGGAATTTTCACAACCTTTCCATCAGTGACTCTGTAAACGAGGCGGCCACCAGCTCAGCGGCTCCAGGCGACTCCGTCAGCGGGCAGCAATACATAGACAACGGCTGTCAGACTGACATGATTGGAGAGGTCAGTAATGCACATCGATGGGAAATGCATACAGTGGACAAGAACTAAAAAGCCTAAGGAAAAACGTTTGGCAGGGACACTAATGTCTGTATGTAAGGAATGAAATATGGCAGGACGTTCTGTTAGGAAATGAATCCATGTTGGTGGTGTAATGTGTCATTGTGAGGAGCTGtagttttcctataacagcctGTGCTGAAGTGCTCTATTCCTCATATACCACAAGCaggttttaatttattattgaaCGACATGTTGTACTTTTTATAATTGCATTTCATGTTCTGGAACATCTGTGAGACAAGTGACTTCCTGTTATCTCTTGCCTTAGAGCagcttttccttatttttttaagttaataagacaataaACACAAAGACACTCCCATGGTGGAAAAGATGCAGACACTGGAGAGTCTTTCCCTAAATGTTAAAGAAATGTCACCTTACAGAACGCTTCACCATGTCAACACTAGTGACCAGGCTTAATTTTGCTGTAGCTTTCTTTCAAAAGCAGAGTTTTGgggctttttcttttaaactcctaccagtgaagacaaaTATGttattactttctatgatagctgtactcatctCTCTATACACATGAATcgaagagggctttggctgaatttgtgttgtgatgtcacacaatgtgtcttggcccaaatctCTGGAAAAATCGGtggtaattttaaaaaatggcaaGCCCCTACAAATATCTCGGAGTTTCCTTTTCTGAAATCATGAAGGGACTGATTATTGTTAAATAACACATGTTATtaaatccatttattgttaGACTTAgattatgtgatgtgtgttctaAAGCATGTTAATGCAAAGCCGTGATTTGTAGTCGGTATTATTGTCAGAATCATGCTTTTAGAGAAAGTTAGTCTCCAtatcctgaccaatcagattggagaATTCAGTAATTCTGTAGTCTAAAAGTGCTTTAACGGATGTGATGGAGTGCGTTTGAGATTAATTGACGATGAAAATCTGCTTTTTCTGCAGCAGTTGACAGATTTACACTTACAAGATTGTTTCCATTAAATCAAACCAAGATACAAGACCTCTGCTAAATATTTAAAGTCGTCAAATCCACTGTAGATTTAAGTGCTTTAAATGGCAAAGCTTAATTTACAAAAGTGCCCTGACTCTGAAGCAACACACCAGATActggatttttcttttcatatataaataaacgtACTGCTTGGTTGACTACACAGCAGGATCAGGTTTGTAATTTGCGAACTTGTTTTTCCACTTTGATTCCCAGGAATCGTCCCCATTAGTTGACAAAGTCAGGCTCACCTGGCAGTATGAAGAAGCCAAGAAAAAGTAAGTCAAACTTTCCACATGACTCAAATAaaatctttcttcttttttttcttttcttttttttcccctctaaaaTATATTTCTCAAAGAATATTAATTTGGAAATTAAAACCACACCATGTGGCAATGAATCAGTTAATGGATGTACAACAAAAAGACTACATTCAAAACAAatccagtgtgtttgttttatttgcacCGTCTCTGTATTAAAGCTCTCAACTGCCTCCAACAGAAGAGTTTTTGAAGACTGCTCTTCTCCGGGCTGAGAGGCTGCTGATCACACGCTTTATCAGCTGTGTGACTCCATCTGCCTCTGTCTGGGTTTTCTGTGAAACCCAGACTTGCCCAGGGCAGAAGAGTCTTCAGTAATGTTCACACTGCTACCATTAAGGGTTATTTAGATTCATTCTGCTTCATGTCTACTGCTGTTACTGGTTTATTTGCACTTGTTTTGGACCCAGAAACCATAGGTGAAACATCATATTTTGCTTTTATTCTACTCCTTGTCATGTTGACGCTAAAGCCAACTCAGCACTGCTGCATTTCTCGCACTGACGCTTAAGCGGATCTTCCTTATGAGGCTCTTGTTGCCATAGCGACAGCACACGCTAGCCATGGAAAAATGAGTGGACGGGGGGAAAACCTGTGGAAACTTGCATGCTCTCAGACTGAGTCATGCCTTCTGAAATCCAAAACGCACATTTCAGGATCTACCAGTGGCTCACTCATGTTCTATTACATGCTGTTACAGACAACAGCTCTAACCTTCAAAATCATAAGGTCACTTTTTACTGATGTGGACGCTGAGCTGTCAGATTCCTACACTGTTTACCATTCTTATCTTGTTTAACCTTTGAGTCATACAATTACCAGGGCCTACTTATGTCTAGTTTAATGTGTTGTAAGAAATGAGAATTCATTTTCAGAGTTTGAAACTCCTCTGATTTTAGAGAATACAACCAAAGCAACGTTTCAGTTTACAgaataaatgtgtataatatGTGAAATGTTTCATGAATATTCTAGCAGTGTTTTCAACTTGGCTTGTATTAGCTGTACATACCACCAAACGAGATGCATTACAACCTTACAGCTTCAGGGTCCCTGTTTTCATCATGAGTTAATTTACTGTCTGTGTAgaatttcacatgttctccatgagtctgtgtgggtttatgatgggttctctggtttcattgcattacattacatttacagcatttggcagatacccttatccagagcgacttacatttttatctcattttatacaacttgTACATATATTCACTACTTTGCTTCTCCCTTTCAGAGTATCCAGCATTCAACACCAGCTGGCCAAGTTGGACAGCGAGAGCTGGTCAGGACGTGCCGAGGCCGACCGTGACCGCGACTGCCTGCAGCTGCTGAAGGAGAAGGAGGCGCTCCTGCAGGAGCTAACACTCCTCAGTGAGCAGCATCACCCGCAGGAGGTGCTGATCCAGTTAGAAGAGGAGAGACACAGGCTGGAGGAGGAGGTTCAGAAAGCCCAGAGTGCACAGAGCCAGGGGGCCAACCAAAGGTCAGCATCCAAATGCTAGCTGAGTGAGGTGATGACATTGTAGTCATAGGAATGTTCCAGGTTGCCGGACTGCAtacatgctgctgctgtttctAGTAGTGAATAAACCCCAGCACCTCAATGATAAAAGGTGTTATCAGCAAGAGGACACAGAAAGAAGTAAACATTTGATATTGCATTCCAAACCATCATCATGGAGCCATTGTTGTACATCACAATCGCTCAGCCATGGCGGTCTAGTATAGATGCTTTCGAGTAAATAAGGGCGCCCTCATTGCCTCAGCGGGAGCTGCTGCTCATGAGGAGTGATATAGTGGCGCCAGTAAAATATTcagtttttattgtttatttttttaatgaaacgtCCTTTGACCCTATATGCATATTTAGTCATTAAATGTCACGCTTGATGTGTAGCAATAATGTAGTTTTTTCTTTGTGCCATGTAAAGGTAATATATTTTATCAATGTTTGAGAACATGAATAAAGATTATTCTAAAATTAaatttctctcagaaccagGTTGGGAATCTGCTCAAGTCTTGTGTTAAACACAACTGAAGTAATTAagcacttttgtgtgtgtgtgtgtgtgtgtaggatactGCAGCAAGAGAAGAGGAATGTGTTACTGAGGCAGTTGGAGGAGGCAACCCGCATCACCACCTACCTTCACTCTCAGCTCAAGAGGTACGTCGTTATGCACGTCTGCTTGGATCTTACTATCTCTTGATACTCAAAAGCTCTCATTGTGAACTGTGATGTTTTCTACTCAGTGATGTTTCTTACTGCAGCAGATTATACACATGTacaagcatcacacacactaccattGCAGTATCACAGCTATGTGAAGATGACCCAAATAACTCATTTTGTTTTGCAATGTTAGTGTTGTTATATAACTTGtattctctctcatctctctccccAGTCTTTCAGCCAGCACTCTGACCATGTCCTCCAGCAGCAGCCGTGGTTCTCTGGCCTCAAGTCGGGGCTCGTTAACATCTAGCCGCGGCTCTCTGAGCTCACTCAGCTTTACCGACATCTATGGCATGCCCCAATACGAGCGGCAAGAAGCCTGTCTGGACATTCCTGAGTCCACCTGGCGCTACCCCGTGCCTGTGGAGCCTTCCTGCAGAGACGTCTCATCTGTACTAGGGCCTAAACGGGTCCACGAGCCTCCACAGTCTCTCACCTCCCTCTCGTCTCgctcttctctctcctccctctctccccccagCTCTCCCATGGACACGCCGTACCACTCGGGCCCTCCCGACTGCCCCCTGACGCAAATGACAGAGGAGTACATGGAGCTAGCTGGCCGTGGCTTGGTTCTAGAGGGCCTTCGGGGCCAAACCCACACTCAAACCCAGCAACTAACTGCTCTTCCTGGAGAAGTAGAGGCAGGAGGCTCTACGACAGCTCACCTACTGGAGGTCAAGGGCAGTAGGGATGGTGGTGTTCAGGGCCTGTACAGCTCTGCAGGTGAGGAGGGACATCATTTGCCTAATGTTTTTTACAAGTCTGTTAAAGTGTAAATTATTTCAAGTTTTTCATTAAATGCTGttagatttaaattttttaCACACTGACATGGAGAGACATGTTATATGAAAACAATCGTATAGAAATACGATTTTCTGAATTCACACCAGGCTCTGACATGCATTTTTACCTGCTACTGAATTATTACTCGACACCCATGAAATCCACCTTGGTACCATTGTCTTCACTTTTCAACAGGGTTAGGTTTTGGAAAACGTTTACAGAGATAGGTAAACTATATAAAAAGTTAACATAGCATAATTAAATGCAAAGGTTTACATCCGCCTTCATGGTCtgagttaaaaaatataataaatgtattcattattaTACTTAAATTATGTGTATTATAATTCAATTTTATAGTTTATCTCCAAAACAAAGATTGTTAATGTCATGCCATGtgtctcttttgtgtgtgtgtgtgtgtgtgtgtggaggtgcaGGAGTGACTCTACGCTCTAACAGTGTGAAGCGCAGCGGCCGCCGCAGGGCTCGCCGTGTCTCTGCCGGTATGAATGAAGACGTTTTAGCCACGGACAGCGGCGTGTTTGAGGCCTGGAGCAGAAGGTTAGAGTGCCAATCTTAACACAAACAATAGAAAGAAGTTTTAAATTCAAACTGCACATAGAGGAATATTTGCTAAGCCTATATTTTGTGACCTGCTTTGTTCAAGTGTTGTGGCATAATGGTCCTTTTAGTTTTGTCAGAAATGAAATACCAGTGGCTGAAATGTCTGTGATGCTCCTTTAGTTCACGGAAAcatgttgtttttatatatatatatatatatatatatatatatatatatatatatatatatatatatatataataaaatgtgtatgtgtgtgtgtatatgtatgtttttatGAATGGTGAGGAGTGTGCTAACCTCGGTGATCCACCTTCTATTTCTTGTGCTGTTTGAGAAGCACTGAAAACACATTCAGGCTCTCTTTAACTTTTAACCTACCAGAAAAACTCCCAATACAGTGGTACTAGATTAAGGACACAAACCTCGTTTGTGCCATGCACGTGTTTTTCAAGTAAAAAACAATCCAGCCCCTGTTCCAGACTCATTATAGGAATATGTTGTTAATATCAAGCAGCTTGGCTTATTTTTGATTGTTTATGTTAATTCATGTGATTTCCTGTATTGCCTTTTGACATCTGTGTCTTAATCGTTTCATGAAATGATTTTTCCCAGCAGGACCGAGGAGACAGACGAGGTCATGCTTAACCGAGATGCAATCAGCTTTCCAGAATCCCCTCAGGTCCAGCTGGGACTCCTGTAAGCCTGTCtatctcgctctttctctctctctatctcttgctctatctctcTGATTCTCTTTGTAGTTCACTACTTATCCCACAGACATGAACTGCTGCTAGGGATCATAAAATAATTTAGATAAAATTTAAAGATCCTCTGATTACaacacagatttttaaaaatattttgaatcaTATAAACAGCTGATTTGTTTAGCTTGACATTCTTTTTAAAATGCACAAAGTTTTGGATAATATTTCTGGACCAAAAAAAATATGTAGTAATTTTCCTCAAGGACCTTTTTTTCTCCAAGGGTTTCTTTTCCCTTTCCCATCGTAATTTAATTATAACTGAATTATTTGCAATAataaagtgctttttttttattctgttgtaGTTTTTAATTGGAgcattaattgattttttttaaatcaattcctttctgtattttatataggtacatttttttttagatgcttcattttctttttccattattaatttttattataataattaagtaACCCTAGCTGTTCATACTGAACTTCAGTCATGAGGTCATTAAAACCAATATGTACCACATTGAGAATGACTTTGAGAGTGATGTGATGCCGTTTCTGGCTCTGCAGAAGGTTGGTGTCATTTCTGATCAGGCTTTTTTGGGTTCTTTTCTGCAGGTATGATTCCAGTTCCATGTCTCTGCTGCTTCACGTGCTTCAACTGAGAAATCTGAGCAAGGCCACTGTAAGAGATGGCTACAAAGTGTAAGTCTGCTGTTATTTACAGATCAGAATCATAGTCAGAATGATAAGTGGCATGCATAGAGGCCATGACTGATTTTGTGccatgatttgtttttgtttgttttttttgtttttttttataaagcttTGTAAAGGTGCATGTGCTACCCATGGACTCCAGTAGGCCGTGCACATACTACTGCTGCAAGGCCCAGGAACCACGCTCAACCATCAGCTTTAGCGAGGGCTTCCAGATCCTGCTGCCTGCTGGGAACGTTGTTTCTCACACCCTACACCTGCAGCTCTGTGCCCTGGGACCTCTTGGGCACGATGAACTACTGGTGAGATGAGAATACATACACTCTGTTGATGAATTACACAGTTGCAACGTTAGAAACAAATGATCCTTCACCTAAACATCACTTACTTGTGAAACCATCACCATGAGTTCCCAACTTTTATATTAGTGgtattatattttgtgtgtgtgtgtgagacagggctCAACACAGGTGGCACTGGCTGATTGTGCGAGCAGCACAGAGATGTTGTTCCAGTGGCACCGTGTACAGCTGCTGCCACAGGAGAACCACAGGGCTGAGCCTAGGAGCCTGTGCCAGCCCGGACACAGCGTGgacgaggaagaggaggaggatgaagagcgTAGCAGAGCACAGGTATGGATATAGCCCAATGAGAACACTTAAGTCAAACTGTGCACACGTTTACTGATTGTATAATCCTCCCACACTGAGAGATGTCTACTGTGTTCTGCGTGTCTGTAGGTGTCGGCGGTGGCTCAGCTGAACGAGGGGAAGAGAGAGCTGGATCTGAGCGAGGAGGAACTTGAGAGGAAGGAAGAGCAGGGAGAGGCTGTGTCTGAGAGGTACACTATTATGTACTACCAAAGTCATGgatgaaatataaatatctgAACATTTAAATATCCTGATCATCAATTATAAATTTCTATATTTATGTGAACTGGATTACTGGATTGGTTATGCCACATCATCGCCATTGCTTTAACAACAGTCACTGTTAAACTTTTTATCTAAACTTATATTTAGTATATTAATTTGAAGAAAATCAAACTTTTGGTAAAAGTAACCTGATCTATATAACCTATGTTTCTATGCAAGATATTTCTCAATGTGTGTacctatatgtgtgtgtgtgtgtgtgtgtgtgtgtgtgtgtgtgtgtgtgtatacacatgtTAGGAGTTGGCAGGCTGAATCAGTGGACAGTGGCTGCAGTAACAGCACAGCATTCGTCTCTCCGTGTCCTGAAGGTCTGTGTGCTGAGGGCTTGTGTATAGCCACCGGGGGGCGCTGTGTCCCTCATTCAGACAGGTCTCACATTCTAAAGGTAACAGACTTGGATACTTGCATGCTTAATAACTTACTTTTCCTTCAAATAAAAGCAGTTTAAAGAAAAGGTAACGAGTATTTATTCAACATTATAAAAAGAATTAGGAAAGAGCCTACAAAGTTCTTGTTTAACAGATtactttttccagtttttttaatttaatttaattatatataaaaagtagGGATATAAGATGGCAGTAATGAATTTCTTTGCTGTAAGCATCATTCAGTTCTAATCTTGCTCTATGTCTACATGATCTTGTTTGTGtataacacacgcacacttcaTATGCTCTCAGGTTGACAAGTCaaccaacacagagctaatTCGAATGCAGCCTAAGGAGAGGCCTGGGCGATTTGGACACGGCCCACCATTCCTGCGCACAAGCACACtgtcacgctcacacacattctcacctGGAGCCCGCAGCCAGTATGTCTGCAGGGtgagtgtcacacacacacacacacacacacacacacaccgcaaaGCAGTTGAACTGAGAATAGCTGCACTTGGGATTAATTTTCTGGCTTGctctccccctcccctctcTATTTTCCTCTCTCAGCTGTACCGCAGTGACAGTGACAGCTCCACTCTACCAAAGAAGTCCCCCTTTATCAGAAACACTCTGGAGAGAAgaacactgagatacaaacagGTGAGCAAATGAGTCTTCCTGAAAAATGGTAGAAGAATGAACCTTGAGCcttattaattatatatgtcTATAACCTACATGGAGTATTTTAAGTatgactaaataataataataataataataataataataataattctccaTCATGCAAAACAAGAGGATTAATGGATTTCCATTAGGCCTGTGAGAATGAATAGCATTGTATGAATGCTGTTTGGATTTTCATATTACTATATCATGAAATCtagatttttttctgcttttaacCACTGAAAATAAGGAGTCCTCTCC
This genomic window contains:
- the wwc3 gene encoding protein WWC3 isoform X4; amino-acid sequence: MPWLSGSKRRESSELPLPAGWEEARDYDGRVFYIDHNTRQTSWIDPRDRITKPLTFADCVGDELPLGWEVVYDQQIGVYYIDHINKTTQIENPRTQWRQEQERMLKEYLVVAQEALNAKKEMYMIKQQRLELAQQEMQLFNQLSQDDNRSVTSSHSGSSSNAKYDPDQIKAEIACRRERLSRLKQELAQMRQELQFKEMGVETLQEIDRKMSSSQTNYKLDEAQAIFNELRSLKKAISSGEKERQDLIQSLAKLTGNFHNLSISDSVNEAATSSAAPGDSVSGQQYIDNGCQTDMIGEESSPLVDKVRLTWQYEEAKKKVSSIQHQLAKLDSESWSGRAEADRDRDCLQLLKEKEALLQELTLLSEQHHPQEVLIQLEEERHRLEEEVQKAQSAQSQGANQRILQQEKRNVLLRQLEEATRITTYLHSQLKSLSASTLTMSSSSSRGSLASSRGSLTSSRGSLSSLSFTDIYGMPQYERQEACLDIPESTWRYPVPVEPSCRDVSSVLGPKRVHEPPQSLTSLSSRSSLSSLSPPSSPMDTPYHSGPPDCPLTQMTEEYMELAGRGLVLEGLRGQTHTQTQQLTALPGEVEAGGSTTAHLLEVKGSRDGGVQGLYSSAGVTLRSNSVKRSGRRRARRVSAGMNEDVLATDSGVFEAWSRSRTEETDEVMLNRDAISFPESPQVQLGLLYDSSSMSLLLHVLQLRNLSKATVRDGYKVFVKVHVLPMDSSRPCTYYCCKAQEPRSTISFSEGFQILLPAGNVVSHTLHLQLCALGPLGHDELLGSTQVALADCASSTEMLFQWHRVQLLPQENHRAEPRSLCQPGHSVDEEEEEDEERSRAQVSAVAQLNEGKRELDLSEEELERKEEQGEAVSERSWQAESVDSGCSNSTAFVSPCPEGLCAEGLCIATGGRCVPHSDRSHILKVDKSTNTELIRMQPKERPGRFGHGPPFLRTSTLSRSHTFSPGARSQYVCRLYRSDSDSSTLPKKSPFIRNTLERRTLRYKQQPHRSSLAEQPTRTSLDLELDLQAFRTRQRQLSEELNVLRELKMRLEEPSQSVHGPQSIRGPVDLPHWALRDERFRNLLREAHRQGRQEQRQEEAAERRLRKASKEVLQMRGQSHKEPLPVHTFREKMAFFTRPRFNIPPLSADDV
- the wwc3 gene encoding protein WWC3 isoform X5: MPWLSGSKRRESSELPLPAGWEEARDYDGRVFYIDHNTRQTSWIDPRDRITKPLTFADCVGDELPLGWEVVYDQQIGVYYIDHINKTTQIENPRTQWRQEQERMLKEYLVVAQEALNAKKEMYMIKQQRLELAQQEMQLFNQLSQDDNRSVTSSHSGSSSNAKYDPDQIKAEIACRRERLSRLKQELAQMRQELQFKEMGVETLQEIDRKMSSSQTNYKLDEAQAIFNELRSLKKAISSGEKERQDLIQSLAKLTGNFHNLSISDSVNEAATSSAAPGDSVSGQQYIDNGCQTDMIGEESSPLVDKVRLTWQYEEAKKKVSSIQHQLAKLDSESWSGRAEADRDRDCLQLLKEKEALLQELTLLSEQHHPQEVLIQLEEERHRLEEEVQKAQSAQSQGANQRILQQEKRNVLLRQLEEATRITTYLHSQLKSLSASTLTMSSSSSRGSLASSRGSLTSSRGSLSSLSFTDIYGMPQYERQEACLDIPESTWRYPVPVEPSCRDVSSVLGPKRVHEPPQSLTSLSSRSSLSSLSPPSSPMDTPYHSGPPDCPLTQMTEEYMELAGRGLVLEGLRGQTHTQTQQLTALPGEVEAGGSTTAHLLEVKGSRDGGVQGLYSSAGVTLRSNSVKRSGRRRARRVSAGMNEDVLATDSGVFEAWSRRTEETDEVMLNRDAISFPESPQVQLGLLYDSSSMSLLLHVLQLRNLSKATVRDGYKVFVKVHVLPMDSSRPCTYYCCKAQEPRSTISFSEGFQILLPAGNVVSHTLHLQLCALGPLGHDELLGSTQVALADCASSTEMLFQWHRVQLLPQENHRAEPRSLCQPGHSVDEEEEEDEERSRAQVSAVAQLNEGKRELDLSEEELERKEEQGEAVSERSWQAESVDSGCSNSTAFVSPCPEGLCAEGLCIATGGRCVPHSDRSHILKVDKSTNTELIRMQPKERPGRFGHGPPFLRTSTLSRSHTFSPGARSQYVCRLYRSDSDSSTLPKKSPFIRNTLERRTLRYKQQPHRSSLAEQPTRTSLDLELDLQAFRTRQRQLSEELNVLRELKMRLEEPSQSVHGPQSIRGPVDLPHWALRDERFRNLLREAHRQGRQEQRQEEAAERRLRKASKEVLQMRGQSHKEPLPVHTFREKMAFFTRPRFNIPPLSADDV
- the wwc3 gene encoding protein WWC3 isoform X3, with the translated sequence MPWLSGSKRRESSELPLPAGWEEARDYDGRVFYIDHNTRQTSWIDPRDRITKPLTFADCVGDELPLGWEVVYDQQIGVYYIDHINKTTQIENPRTQWRQEQERMLKEYLVVAQEALNAKKEMYMIKQQRLELAQQEMQLFNQLSQDDNRSVTSSHSGSSSNAKYDPDQIKAEIACRRERLSRLKQELAQMRQELQFKEMGVETLQEIDRKMSSSQTNYKLDEAQAIFNELRSLKKAISSGEKERQDLIQSLAKLTGNFHNLSISDSVNEAATSSAAPGDSVSGQQYIDNGCQTDMIGEESSPLVDKVRLTWQYEEAKKKVSSIQHQLAKLDSESWSGRAEADRDRDCLQLLKEKEALLQELTLLSEQHHPQEVLIQLEEERHRLEEEVQKAQSAQSQGANQRILQQEKRNVLLRQLEEATRITTYLHSQLKSLSASTLTMSSSSSRGSLASSRGSLTSSRGSLSSLSFTDIYGMPQYERQEACLDIPESTWRYPVPVEPSCRDVSSVLGPKRVHEPPQSLTSLSSRSSLSSLSPPSSPMDTPYHSGPPDCPLTQMTEEYMELAGRGLVLEGLRGQTHTQTQQLTALPGEVEAGGSTTAHLLEVKGSRDGGVQGLYSSAGAGVTLRSNSVKRSGRRRARRVSAGMNEDVLATDSGVFEAWSRSRTEETDEVMLNRDAISFPESPQVQLGLLYDSSSMSLLLHVLQLRNLSKATVRDGYKVFVKVHVLPMDSSRPCTYYCCKAQEPRSTISFSEGFQILLPAGNVVSHTLHLQLCALGPLGHDELLGSTQVALADCASSTEMLFQWHRVQLLPQENHRAEPRSLCQPGHSVDEEEEEDEERSRAQVSAVAQLNEGKRELDLSEEELERKEEQGEAVSERSWQAESVDSGCSNSTAFVSPCPEGLCAEGLCIATGGRCVPHSDRSHILKVDKSTNTELIRMQPKERPGRFGHGPPFLRTSTLSRSHTFSPGARSQYVCRLYRSDSDSSTLPKKSPFIRNTLERRTLRYKQPHRSSLAEQPTRTSLDLELDLQAFRTRQRQLSEELNVLRELKMRLEEPSQSVHGPQSIRGPVDLPHWALRDERFRNLLREAHRQGRQEQRQEEAAERRLRKASKEVLQMRGQSHKEPLPVHTFREKMAFFTRPRFNIPPLSADDV
- the wwc3 gene encoding protein WWC3 isoform X2, which gives rise to MPWLSGSKRRESSELPLPAGWEEARDYDGRVFYIDHNTRQTSWIDPRDRITKPLTFADCVGDELPLGWEVVYDQQIGVYYIDHINKTTQIENPRTQWRQEQERMLKEYLVVAQEALNAKKEMYMIKQQRLELAQQEMQLFNQLSQDDNRSVTSSHSGSSSNAKYDPDQIKAEIACRRERLSRLKQELAQMRQELQFKEMGVETLQEIDRKMSSSQTNYKLDEAQAIFNELRSLKKAISSGEKERQDLIQSLAKLTGNFHNLSISDSVNEAATSSAAPGDSVSGQQYIDNGCQTDMIGEESSPLVDKVRLTWQYEEAKKKVSSIQHQLAKLDSESWSGRAEADRDRDCLQLLKEKEALLQELTLLSEQHHPQEVLIQLEEERHRLEEEVQKAQSAQSQGANQRILQQEKRNVLLRQLEEATRITTYLHSQLKSLSASTLTMSSSSSRGSLASSRGSLTSSRGSLSSLSFTDIYGMPQYERQEACLDIPESTWRYPVPVEPSCRDVSSVLGPKRVHEPPQSLTSLSSRSSLSSLSPPSSPMDTPYHSGPPDCPLTQMTEEYMELAGRGLVLEGLRGQTHTQTQQLTALPGEVEAGGSTTAHLLEVKGSRDGGVQGLYSSAGAGVTLRSNSVKRSGRRRARRVSAGMNEDVLATDSGVFEAWSRRTEETDEVMLNRDAISFPESPQVQLGLLYDSSSMSLLLHVLQLRNLSKATVRDGYKVFVKVHVLPMDSSRPCTYYCCKAQEPRSTISFSEGFQILLPAGNVVSHTLHLQLCALGPLGHDELLGSTQVALADCASSTEMLFQWHRVQLLPQENHRAEPRSLCQPGHSVDEEEEEDEERSRAQVSAVAQLNEGKRELDLSEEELERKEEQGEAVSERSWQAESVDSGCSNSTAFVSPCPEGLCAEGLCIATGGRCVPHSDRSHILKVDKSTNTELIRMQPKERPGRFGHGPPFLRTSTLSRSHTFSPGARSQYVCRLYRSDSDSSTLPKKSPFIRNTLERRTLRYKQQPHRSSLAEQPTRTSLDLELDLQAFRTRQRQLSEELNVLRELKMRLEEPSQSVHGPQSIRGPVDLPHWALRDERFRNLLREAHRQGRQEQRQEEAAERRLRKASKEVLQMRGQSHKEPLPVHTFREKMAFFTRPRFNIPPLSADDV
- the wwc3 gene encoding protein WWC3 isoform X1, whose amino-acid sequence is MPWLSGSKRRESSELPLPAGWEEARDYDGRVFYIDHNTRQTSWIDPRDRITKPLTFADCVGDELPLGWEVVYDQQIGVYYIDHINKTTQIENPRTQWRQEQERMLKEYLVVAQEALNAKKEMYMIKQQRLELAQQEMQLFNQLSQDDNRSVTSSHSGSSSNAKYDPDQIKAEIACRRERLSRLKQELAQMRQELQFKEMGVETLQEIDRKMSSSQTNYKLDEAQAIFNELRSLKKAISSGEKERQDLIQSLAKLTGNFHNLSISDSVNEAATSSAAPGDSVSGQQYIDNGCQTDMIGEESSPLVDKVRLTWQYEEAKKKVSSIQHQLAKLDSESWSGRAEADRDRDCLQLLKEKEALLQELTLLSEQHHPQEVLIQLEEERHRLEEEVQKAQSAQSQGANQRILQQEKRNVLLRQLEEATRITTYLHSQLKSLSASTLTMSSSSSRGSLASSRGSLTSSRGSLSSLSFTDIYGMPQYERQEACLDIPESTWRYPVPVEPSCRDVSSVLGPKRVHEPPQSLTSLSSRSSLSSLSPPSSPMDTPYHSGPPDCPLTQMTEEYMELAGRGLVLEGLRGQTHTQTQQLTALPGEVEAGGSTTAHLLEVKGSRDGGVQGLYSSAGAGVTLRSNSVKRSGRRRARRVSAGMNEDVLATDSGVFEAWSRSRTEETDEVMLNRDAISFPESPQVQLGLLYDSSSMSLLLHVLQLRNLSKATVRDGYKVFVKVHVLPMDSSRPCTYYCCKAQEPRSTISFSEGFQILLPAGNVVSHTLHLQLCALGPLGHDELLGSTQVALADCASSTEMLFQWHRVQLLPQENHRAEPRSLCQPGHSVDEEEEEDEERSRAQVSAVAQLNEGKRELDLSEEELERKEEQGEAVSERSWQAESVDSGCSNSTAFVSPCPEGLCAEGLCIATGGRCVPHSDRSHILKVDKSTNTELIRMQPKERPGRFGHGPPFLRTSTLSRSHTFSPGARSQYVCRLYRSDSDSSTLPKKSPFIRNTLERRTLRYKQQPHRSSLAEQPTRTSLDLELDLQAFRTRQRQLSEELNVLRELKMRLEEPSQSVHGPQSIRGPVDLPHWALRDERFRNLLREAHRQGRQEQRQEEAAERRLRKASKEVLQMRGQSHKEPLPVHTFREKMAFFTRPRFNIPPLSADDV